One segment of Thioalbus denitrificans DNA contains the following:
- the lpxD gene encoding UDP-3-O-(3-hydroxymyristoyl)glucosamine N-acyltransferase, translating into MGEDRGLSLRELAELLACELRGDPDARIHGVAPLQGAGAGQISFLANPRYRSYLDATDAGAVILRPADAEGYPGNVLLVKDPYLAYARVAEALYPPPPTAAGIHPTAVVDPAAEVDATAAVGPHCVVEAGVRLAAGVVVGAGCFIGRDTVLGIGTRLMPNVTLYHDTRIGNRVLIHSGAVIGGDGFGFANEHGRWVKIPQLGRVIIGDDVEVGANTTIDRGALEDTVIEEGVKLDNLIMVAHNVQIGAHSAAAGCVGIAGSARIGRHCTLAGGVGIVGHLEIADNVHVTGMSMVTHSLTEPGVYSSGTPLMDNRDWRKSSVRFKQLDDMARRLRELEKRLERLNTNEG; encoded by the coding sequence GTGGGAGAGGACCGCGGTCTGAGCCTGCGGGAGCTCGCTGAGCTGCTTGCCTGCGAGCTGCGGGGGGATCCGGATGCCCGGATCCACGGCGTGGCGCCGCTGCAGGGCGCCGGAGCCGGGCAGATCAGCTTTCTCGCCAACCCCCGCTACCGTTCCTACCTGGACGCCACCGACGCCGGGGCGGTCATTCTGCGGCCGGCGGATGCGGAGGGGTACCCGGGCAATGTCCTGCTGGTCAAGGACCCCTACCTCGCCTACGCGCGGGTGGCGGAGGCGCTCTATCCGCCGCCTCCGACAGCGGCGGGCATCCATCCCACCGCCGTCGTGGATCCGGCGGCGGAGGTGGACGCGACGGCCGCGGTCGGACCGCACTGCGTGGTGGAGGCCGGTGTGCGGCTCGCTGCCGGTGTGGTCGTGGGGGCGGGGTGTTTCATAGGCCGGGACACGGTCCTCGGGATCGGTACCCGGTTGATGCCCAACGTCACCCTCTACCACGACACCCGGATCGGCAACCGGGTCCTCATCCATTCCGGGGCGGTCATCGGCGGTGACGGTTTCGGATTCGCGAACGAACACGGACGCTGGGTGAAGATACCGCAGCTGGGGCGGGTGATCATCGGCGATGACGTTGAAGTCGGCGCCAACACCACCATCGACAGGGGGGCGCTGGAAGACACCGTCATCGAGGAGGGGGTCAAGCTCGACAACCTCATCATGGTGGCCCACAACGTCCAGATCGGCGCCCACTCCGCCGCGGCCGGGTGCGTCGGCATCGCCGGCAGCGCGCGTATCGGCCGGCATTGCACGCTGGCAGGCGGCGTCGGCATCGTGGGACACCTCGAGATCGCCGACAACGTCCACGTCACCGGCATGTCCATGGTGACCCACAGCCTGACCGAACCCGGTGTCTACTCCTCCGGGACCCCGCTCATGGACAATCGCGACTGGCGCAAGAGCTCGGTACGGTTCAAGCAGCTCGATGACATGGCCAGGCGTCTGCGCGAGCTGGAGAAACGGCTCGAGCGGCTCAACACGAACGAAGGGTGA
- the lpxB gene encoding lipid-A-disaccharide synthase, whose amino-acid sequence MTATGGGPGPGTEARPLRVGIVAGEASGDLLGAGLVRALASRRKVSCEGVAGPRMEAAGCGSLGPMDRLSVMGLVEVLGRYRELSRFRRELIRHFLAHPPDVFIGVDAPDFNLAIERRLKAAGIPVVHYVSPSVWAWRSYRVRRIARSTDLMLTLFPFEAAFYREHGLAVRYVGHPLAFEFPLRPDRDGARRELGLDADGEVVALLPGSRLGEVRKLAADFFATAAWLARRRPGLRFVVPLVNERVGAVVRAARETHGQGLDVTFLDGRSREAMTAADAVLLASGTAALEAMLLKRPMVVAYRVARLTALLVRPLMRVDRFSLPNHLAGRPLVPEFIQDRVTPEHLGPALLRELTDGARREMLAQEFTRLHELLRRDASTEAAAAILALVDDRSASVTGR is encoded by the coding sequence ATGACGGCCACCGGCGGCGGGCCGGGCCCGGGGACCGAAGCGCGGCCGCTGCGGGTGGGCATCGTGGCGGGGGAGGCATCGGGCGATCTCCTCGGCGCCGGACTGGTCCGGGCGCTGGCCAGCCGCCGTAAGGTTTCCTGCGAGGGGGTGGCCGGACCACGGATGGAGGCGGCCGGCTGCGGCAGCCTGGGTCCCATGGATCGGCTCTCGGTGATGGGCCTGGTGGAGGTGCTGGGCCGCTACCGCGAGCTGAGCCGGTTCCGCCGGGAGCTCATCCGTCATTTCCTGGCGCACCCCCCGGATGTCTTCATCGGGGTCGACGCCCCCGATTTCAACCTGGCCATCGAGCGCCGGCTGAAGGCCGCGGGGATCCCCGTGGTCCACTACGTCAGCCCCTCCGTATGGGCCTGGCGCAGCTACCGGGTGCGCAGAATCGCCCGCTCCACCGACCTGATGCTGACCCTCTTCCCCTTCGAGGCGGCGTTCTACCGGGAGCACGGACTCGCGGTACGCTACGTGGGACATCCGCTGGCCTTCGAGTTTCCGCTGCGGCCCGATCGGGACGGCGCCCGCCGGGAACTCGGACTGGACGCGGACGGGGAGGTGGTGGCGCTGCTGCCCGGCAGCCGGCTGGGCGAGGTGCGGAAGCTCGCGGCGGACTTCTTCGCCACGGCCGCCTGGCTGGCCCGCCGCCGCCCCGGCCTGCGGTTCGTGGTGCCGCTGGTGAACGAGCGGGTCGGCGCGGTGGTGCGCGCGGCCCGGGAGACCCATGGGCAGGGCCTCGACGTGACCTTCCTCGACGGCCGGAGCCGGGAGGCGATGACCGCCGCCGATGCCGTGCTGCTGGCCTCCGGCACCGCGGCGCTGGAGGCGATGCTGCTGAAGCGCCCGATGGTGGTGGCCTATCGTGTCGCCCGCCTGACCGCCTTGCTGGTCAGGCCGCTGATGCGGGTGGACCGATTCAGCCTGCCCAACCATCTCGCCGGGCGGCCGCTGGTGCCCGAGTTCATCCAGGACCGGGTGACGCCCGAGCATCTCGGCCCGGCCCTGTTGCGGGAGCTGACCGACGGCGCCCGCCGCGAGATGCTGGCACAGGAATTCACCCGCCTGCACGAGCTGCTGCGCCGTGATGCCAGCACCGAGGCGGCGGCGGCCATCCTGGCGCTGGTGGATGATCGTTCGGCATCCGTAACAGGCCGCTGA
- the rnt gene encoding ribonuclease T — protein sequence MSDSRPIALRFRGFLPVVVDVETGGFNPRRDALLEIAAVLLTMDSEGTLRPAETIHAHVEPFPGANIEQSALDFTGIDPYHPFRFAVSEKDALERIFQPVRKAIRDNQCTRAVLVGHNPFFDLAFLKAAVDRCKIKRNPFHPFTTFDTATLGGLAYGQTVLARAVKAAGFDWDSNEAHSARYDTERTAELFCTVVNRWHSSVGVPRLEMPDGGGEPESEEPEETGEVED from the coding sequence ATGAGTGATTCGCGCCCCATAGCCCTGCGTTTTCGCGGCTTCCTGCCCGTCGTGGTCGACGTGGAGACCGGTGGTTTCAATCCCCGCCGCGACGCGCTCCTCGAGATCGCCGCCGTCCTCCTGACGATGGACTCCGAGGGAACCCTGCGGCCCGCGGAGACCATCCACGCCCACGTGGAACCGTTCCCGGGGGCGAACATCGAGCAGTCGGCCCTGGACTTCACCGGCATCGATCCCTACCACCCGTTCCGCTTCGCCGTTTCGGAAAAGGATGCGCTGGAACGCATCTTCCAGCCGGTGCGCAAGGCCATCCGCGACAACCAGTGCACACGGGCGGTGCTGGTGGGCCACAATCCGTTCTTCGATCTCGCCTTCCTCAAGGCCGCGGTGGACCGCTGCAAGATCAAGCGCAACCCCTTCCACCCCTTCACCACCTTCGACACGGCCACCCTGGGCGGCCTGGCCTACGGCCAGACGGTGCTGGCCAGGGCCGTCAAGGCGGCCGGCTTCGACTGGGACAGCAACGAGGCGCACTCGGCCCGCTACGACACCGAGCGCACCGCGGAGCTGTTCTGCACGGTGGTCAACCGCTGGCACAGCAGCGTCGGCGTGCCGAGGCTGGAGATGCCGGACGGCGGCGGGGAGCCGGAGTCGGAGGAGCCGGAGGAGACCGGGGAGGTCGAAGATTGA
- the pyrC gene encoding dihydroorotase, whose amino-acid sequence MKRITLIRPDDWHIHLRDGAALQTTVPHAAHQFARAIVMPNLRPPVTTTGSARAYRERILAAVPAGLAFEPLMTLYLTDNTTAEEIRAARDSGIVHGVKLYPAGATTNSDSGVTDLERVYPALEAMAETGLPLLVHGEVTGPEVDIFDRELRFIEDRLAPLLQRYPGLRVVLEHITTRDAVEFVRAAPESVAATITAHHLLLNRNHMLVGGIRPHHYCLPVLKRETHRQALVEAATSGEPRFFLGTDSAPHAREDKESACGCAGMYTAPSAIELYAEAFDAAGALDRLEDFASRFGPAFYGLPVNGDTITLEQTDWELPTSYPFGDTSVVPLRAGATVHWRRV is encoded by the coding sequence ATGAAGCGCATCACCCTGATCCGTCCCGACGACTGGCACATCCACCTGCGCGATGGCGCGGCCCTGCAGACCACGGTCCCCCACGCGGCGCACCAGTTCGCCCGGGCCATCGTCATGCCCAATCTCCGTCCGCCCGTGACCACCACCGGCTCGGCCCGGGCCTATCGCGAGCGGATCCTGGCCGCGGTGCCGGCAGGGCTGGCCTTCGAGCCGTTGATGACCCTCTACCTGACCGACAACACCACGGCGGAGGAGATCCGGGCCGCCCGCGACAGCGGCATCGTCCACGGGGTGAAGCTCTACCCCGCCGGGGCCACCACCAATTCGGATTCCGGCGTGACTGATCTGGAGCGGGTCTACCCGGCGCTGGAGGCGATGGCGGAGACCGGCCTGCCGCTGCTCGTCCACGGAGAGGTCACCGGGCCGGAGGTGGACATCTTCGACCGCGAGCTGCGCTTCATCGAGGATCGCCTGGCGCCGCTGCTGCAGCGCTATCCGGGCCTGCGGGTGGTGCTGGAGCACATCACCACCCGCGACGCGGTGGAGTTCGTCCGCGCCGCGCCGGAGAGCGTCGCCGCCACCATCACCGCCCACCACCTCCTGCTCAACCGCAACCACATGCTGGTGGGCGGCATCCGCCCCCACCACTACTGCCTGCCGGTGCTGAAGCGCGAGACTCACCGCCAGGCCCTGGTGGAGGCGGCCACCAGCGGCGAGCCCCGATTCTTCCTCGGCACCGACAGCGCCCCCCACGCCCGCGAGGACAAGGAGAGCGCCTGCGGCTGCGCCGGCATGTATACCGCGCCGTCCGCCATCGAGCTCTACGCGGAGGCCTTCGATGCGGCCGGCGCCCTGGACCGGCTGGAGGACTTCGCCAGCCGCTTCGGCCCGGCCTTCTACGGCCTGCCCGTGAACGGCGACACCATCACCCTGGAGCAGACCGACTGGGAGCTGCCCACCTCCTACCCCTTCGGCGACACCAGCGTGGTGCCCCTGCGCGCCGGCGCCACCGTCCACTGGCGACGGGTTTGA
- the fabZ gene encoding 3-hydroxyacyl-ACP dehydratase FabZ — MTTMDVHEVLRHLPHRYPFLLVDRVIECTPGESLVAIKNVTINEPFFPGHFPHHPVMPGVLILEALAQACGLLTFRTMDVLPDDDTIFYFVGIDNARFKQPVMPGDQMRLEVKYVRSMRGVWKFTGEAKVDGKLAASADIMCAQREMKR, encoded by the coding sequence TTGACGACGATGGATGTCCATGAGGTGCTTCGCCACCTCCCGCATCGGTACCCGTTCCTGCTGGTGGACCGGGTCATCGAGTGCACGCCCGGCGAGTCGTTGGTGGCGATCAAGAACGTCACCATCAACGAACCGTTTTTTCCGGGACATTTCCCGCACCACCCGGTCATGCCCGGGGTGCTGATCCTGGAGGCGCTGGCACAGGCCTGCGGCCTGCTGACCTTCCGGACCATGGATGTACTGCCGGACGATGACACGATTTTCTATTTCGTGGGCATCGACAACGCGCGGTTCAAGCAGCCGGTGATGCCGGGCGACCAGATGCGGCTCGAGGTCAAGTACGTCCGCTCGATGCGCGGCGTGTGGAAGTTCACCGGCGAGGCGAAGGTGGACGGCAAGCTGGCGGCCAGCGCCGACATCATGTGCGCACAGAGGGAAATGAAGCGTTGA
- the lpxA gene encoding acyl-ACP--UDP-N-acetylglucosamine O-acyltransferase has protein sequence MIHPSAIIDPKAELASDVEVGPWTLIGPGVQIDAGTRIASHVVIKGPTRIGRDNRIFQFASVGDDPQDKKYAGEPTRLEIGDGNVIRESCTINRGTEQGGGVTRVGDDNWIMAYCHIAHDCQVGDHTIFANNASLAGHVEVGDWAILGGFSAIHQFVAIGAHSFLSMCSVVRQDVPPYVTVAGDSARARGLNSEGLRRRGFSDRALRQLREAYRILFRRNLTLADALEQLRVLAGDSDEVRLLVDFLERTSRGIVR, from the coding sequence TTGATCCATCCCAGCGCCATCATCGACCCCAAGGCCGAACTGGCGTCCGATGTGGAGGTTGGACCCTGGACCCTGATCGGTCCGGGTGTGCAGATCGATGCCGGCACCCGGATCGCCTCCCACGTGGTCATCAAGGGGCCCACCCGCATCGGCCGCGACAACCGGATTTTCCAGTTCGCGTCCGTGGGCGACGATCCCCAGGACAAGAAGTACGCGGGCGAACCGACCCGCCTGGAGATCGGCGACGGCAACGTGATCCGCGAAAGCTGCACCATCAACCGCGGTACGGAGCAGGGCGGCGGGGTCACCCGTGTCGGCGATGACAACTGGATCATGGCCTACTGCCACATCGCCCACGACTGCCAGGTGGGCGATCACACCATCTTCGCCAACAATGCCTCGCTGGCCGGCCACGTGGAAGTGGGCGACTGGGCGATTCTGGGCGGCTTCTCCGCCATCCACCAGTTCGTGGCCATCGGCGCCCACAGTTTTCTCTCCATGTGTTCGGTCGTGCGCCAGGATGTCCCTCCCTATGTCACCGTCGCCGGCGACAGCGCCCGGGCGCGCGGTCTCAACAGCGAGGGGCTGCGCCGGCGCGGTTTCAGCGACCGGGCGTTGCGCCAGCTGCGTGAAGCCTACCGCATCCTCTTCCGCCGCAACCTGACCCTGGCCGATGCCCTGGAACAGCTGCGGGTGCTGGCGGGGGATTCGGACGAAGTGCGGCTGCTGGTGGACTTCCTGGAGCGCACCAGCCGCGGCATCGTGCGCTGA
- the dnaE gene encoding DNA polymerase III subunit alpha — translation MSAGFVHLHLHSEYSLVDGLIRVKALVKAARAAGMPAVAVTDQGNLFAMVKFYKAAMAAGVKPIIGVDAWVENPQDPNQPARMVLLCMDAGGYRNLSVLVSRAYLDNQRRGVPILRREWFPGRTGGLIALSGGREGDVGLALRGGHRETAAQILDEWLALFPDRYYLELQRTGRAGEDEYLNAAVGLAAERNVPVVASNDVRFLAASDHEAHEVRVCIHDGRTLDDPRRPRNYTDQQYLKSPAEMAELFADLPEALENAVEIARRCNLELRLGEYFLPEFDIPAGLTMEEYFARAAREGLEQRLRVLLDAGAPDFAERRRPYDERLERELGVINQMGFPGYFLIVADFIQWAKNNAIPVGPGRGSGAGSLVAYALKITDLDPLRYDLLFERFLNPERVSMPDFDVDFCMENRDRVIDYVAQKYGRDHVSQIITYGSMAAKAVVRDVGRVMGQPYGFVDKLAKLIPFELGITLDKALEQEEELRRRYEEDEDVRAILDMARKLEGLSRNAGKHAGGVVIAPTPLTEFTPLYCEAGGQSLVSQFDKDDVEAVGLVKFDFLGLRTLTIIDWAVQTIDQQRRVAGEAPLDITLIPMDDPASYRLLKDCATTAVFQLESRGMKDLIKRLQPDCFEDIVALVALFRPGPLQSGMVDDFINRKHGRAKVEYPHPDLEPILKPTYGVILYQEQVMQIAQVLAGYTLGGADLLRRAMGKKKAEEMAKQREIFTTGALERGVEEKTATYIFDLMEKFAGYGFNKSHSAAYALVSYQTAWLKAHYPAAFMAAVLSSDMDNTDKVVTFIDECHDMTLAVEPPDVNSGQYRFTVRDERTVIYGLGAIKGVGEGAIEGILEARAADGPFSDLFDFCRRIDLKRANRRVLEALIRAGALDSLGGNRATLMENLGNALQAAEQSGRDQALGQNDLFGGAVQTAAVALSQVPEWPEEQRLQGEKETLGLYLTGHPIERFLPELKRMHTMRIADLHPNRNQTVWVAGLIVAMRTMNTRRGDRMAFVTLDDRSGRIELALFSDVYDTQRDRIAKDRVVVVEGEVSVDDYSGGYKMSGRRVMDMDEAREVHARRLRLQVDAARAGNGFIGGLQKVLAPFREGQCPVWIEYRGSGASAMLELGEAWRVHPTDALIERLRELGVGSVQVEY, via the coding sequence ATGAGCGCCGGTTTCGTCCATCTGCACCTGCACTCCGAGTACTCCCTCGTGGACGGCCTCATCCGCGTCAAAGCGCTGGTGAAGGCCGCGCGCGCGGCCGGGATGCCCGCGGTCGCCGTGACCGACCAGGGCAACCTGTTCGCCATGGTGAAGTTCTACAAGGCGGCCATGGCGGCGGGGGTCAAGCCCATCATCGGCGTGGATGCCTGGGTGGAGAACCCCCAGGATCCGAACCAGCCGGCGCGCATGGTGCTGCTGTGCATGGATGCCGGGGGCTACCGCAACCTCAGCGTGCTCGTCTCCCGCGCCTACCTCGACAACCAGCGCCGCGGGGTGCCCATCCTGCGCCGGGAGTGGTTCCCGGGCAGAACCGGGGGGCTGATCGCGCTCTCCGGCGGCCGCGAGGGCGACGTGGGCCTGGCGCTGCGCGGGGGGCACCGGGAGACGGCCGCCCAGATCCTGGACGAGTGGCTGGCCCTGTTCCCCGACCGCTACTACCTGGAGCTGCAGCGGACCGGGCGCGCGGGCGAGGACGAGTATCTCAACGCGGCCGTGGGGTTGGCGGCGGAGCGGAACGTGCCGGTGGTCGCGAGCAATGACGTCCGGTTCCTGGCCGCGTCCGATCACGAGGCCCACGAGGTGCGCGTCTGCATCCACGACGGGCGCACCCTCGATGACCCCCGCCGTCCCCGCAACTATACCGACCAGCAGTACCTGAAGAGCCCGGCGGAGATGGCGGAACTGTTCGCCGACCTGCCCGAGGCGCTCGAGAATGCCGTGGAGATCGCCCGGCGCTGCAACCTGGAGCTGCGCCTGGGGGAGTATTTCCTGCCCGAGTTCGACATCCCCGCCGGGCTGACCATGGAGGAGTACTTCGCCCGTGCGGCGCGCGAGGGGCTGGAGCAGCGCCTGCGGGTGTTGCTGGACGCCGGCGCGCCCGATTTCGCCGAGCGGCGCCGGCCCTACGACGAGCGCCTGGAGCGGGAGCTCGGGGTTATCAACCAGATGGGCTTCCCCGGCTACTTCCTCATCGTCGCCGACTTCATCCAGTGGGCCAAGAACAACGCCATCCCGGTGGGGCCGGGGCGCGGCTCCGGCGCCGGGTCGCTGGTGGCCTACGCGCTCAAGATCACCGACCTGGACCCTCTCAGGTACGACCTGCTGTTCGAGCGCTTCCTCAACCCGGAACGCGTCTCCATGCCCGACTTCGACGTGGACTTCTGCATGGAGAACCGCGATCGGGTCATCGATTACGTGGCCCAGAAGTACGGCCGCGACCACGTCTCGCAGATCATCACCTACGGCTCCATGGCGGCCAAGGCCGTGGTGCGCGACGTGGGCCGGGTGATGGGTCAGCCCTACGGCTTCGTGGACAAGCTGGCCAAGCTCATCCCCTTCGAGCTCGGCATCACCCTGGACAAGGCGCTGGAGCAGGAGGAGGAGCTGCGCCGGCGCTACGAGGAGGATGAGGACGTGCGCGCCATCCTCGACATGGCGCGCAAGCTCGAGGGGCTCTCCCGCAATGCCGGCAAGCACGCCGGCGGCGTGGTCATCGCGCCCACCCCGCTCACCGAGTTCACCCCGCTCTACTGCGAAGCCGGCGGGCAGAGCCTGGTCTCCCAGTTCGACAAGGACGACGTGGAGGCGGTGGGGCTGGTGAAGTTCGACTTCCTGGGGCTGCGCACGCTGACCATCATCGACTGGGCGGTGCAGACCATCGACCAGCAGCGCCGGGTGGCAGGCGAGGCGCCGCTCGACATCACCCTGATCCCCATGGACGATCCGGCCAGCTACCGGCTGCTCAAGGACTGCGCCACCACCGCGGTGTTCCAGCTCGAGTCCCGGGGCATGAAGGACCTCATCAAGCGCCTGCAGCCCGACTGCTTCGAGGACATCGTGGCGCTGGTGGCCCTGTTCCGCCCCGGCCCGCTGCAGTCGGGCATGGTGGACGACTTCATCAACCGCAAGCACGGCCGGGCCAAGGTGGAGTATCCCCATCCCGACCTGGAACCCATCCTCAAGCCCACCTACGGCGTCATCCTCTACCAGGAGCAGGTGATGCAGATCGCCCAGGTGCTGGCGGGCTACACGCTGGGCGGCGCCGACCTGCTGCGCCGGGCGATGGGCAAGAAGAAGGCCGAGGAGATGGCCAAGCAGCGCGAAATCTTCACCACGGGCGCACTGGAGCGGGGGGTGGAGGAGAAGACCGCCACCTACATCTTCGACCTGATGGAGAAGTTCGCCGGCTACGGCTTCAACAAGTCCCACTCCGCCGCCTACGCCCTGGTCTCCTACCAGACCGCCTGGCTCAAGGCCCACTACCCGGCGGCCTTCATGGCCGCGGTGCTCTCCTCGGACATGGACAACACCGACAAGGTGGTCACCTTCATCGACGAGTGCCACGACATGACCCTCGCCGTGGAGCCGCCGGATGTGAACTCGGGCCAGTACCGCTTCACCGTGCGCGACGAGCGCACCGTGATCTACGGCCTGGGCGCCATCAAGGGGGTGGGTGAGGGGGCGATCGAGGGGATCCTGGAGGCGCGGGCAGCGGATGGCCCGTTCAGCGACCTGTTCGACTTCTGCCGGCGCATCGACCTCAAGCGCGCCAACCGCAGGGTGCTGGAGGCGCTCATCCGGGCCGGTGCGCTGGACAGCCTGGGGGGCAACCGCGCCACCCTGATGGAGAACCTGGGCAATGCGCTGCAGGCCGCGGAGCAGAGCGGCCGGGACCAGGCCCTGGGCCAGAACGATCTCTTCGGGGGCGCCGTCCAGACGGCCGCCGTCGCCTTGTCACAGGTCCCCGAGTGGCCCGAGGAGCAGCGTCTGCAGGGCGAGAAGGAGACCCTGGGGCTCTATCTCACCGGCCATCCCATCGAACGCTTCCTGCCTGAACTGAAGCGCATGCATACGATGCGCATCGCCGACCTGCACCCGAACCGCAACCAGACTGTCTGGGTGGCCGGGCTCATCGTGGCCATGCGCACCATGAACACCCGGCGCGGGGATCGGATGGCTTTCGTGACCCTGGACGACCGCAGCGGCCGCATCGAGCTGGCTCTGTTCTCCGACGTCTACGATACCCAGCGGGACCGCATCGCCAAGGACCGGGTGGTGGTGGTGGAGGGGGAGGTCAGCGTGGATGACTACTCGGGCGGCTACAAGATGAGCGGACGGCGGGTGATGGACATGGACGAGGCGCGCGAGGTCCACGCCCGGCGCCTGCGCCTGCAGGTGGATGCCGCCCGTGCCGGCAACGGATTCATCGGCGGGCTGCAGAAAGTCCTGGCGCCGTTCCGGGAGGGCCAATGCCCGGTCTGGATCGAGTACCGCGGCAGCGGAGCGAGCGCCATGCTCGAGCTGGGCGAGGCCTGGCGGGTCCATCCCACCGACGCGCTCATCGAGCGGCTGCGGGAGCTGGGCGTCGGCAGCGTGCAGGTGGAGTATTAG
- a CDS encoding sulfur globule family protein, translating into MKKLTKIAAAAVIAGAAALPLSSAQAWWGPGWGGGPWNGWGDGWGDMDFSMHGSGSGYGRGYGYPYGGYGYPYYGGYGPYGYGAPYGYGAPYGYPVAPVAPVAPAAPKAESK; encoded by the coding sequence ATGAAGAAGCTCACCAAGATTGCTGCTGCTGCTGTGATCGCCGGCGCCGCTGCGCTGCCTCTCTCCTCCGCCCAGGCCTGGTGGGGTCCGGGTTGGGGTGGCGGTCCCTGGAACGGCTGGGGTGACGGCTGGGGTGACATGGACTTCTCCATGCACGGTTCCGGCTCCGGTTACGGCCGTGGCTACGGCTACCCCTACGGTGGCTACGGCTACCCCTACTACGGTGGCTACGGCCCCTACGGCTATGGTGCCCCCTACGGCTACGGCGCGCCTTACGGCTACCCGGTCGCCCCGGTCGCCCCGGTGGCTCCGGCTGCTCCCAAGGCCGAGAGCAAGTAA
- a CDS encoding OmpH family outer membrane protein, translated as MIATLALSLGAAAAAGAAELKIGVVNAAAVMEKAPQAEAARSKLEKEFAPRNDELVAQQKQLKQMEDRLSRDGAVMSDDQRRSLERDILSTRRDVKRAQDEFRDDLNIRRNEELSKLQRQISDAIESLAKEQNFDVILTNANVIYSSKRVDITEDVVQRLLKAR; from the coding sequence GTGATCGCAACCTTGGCGTTGTCCCTGGGCGCCGCTGCAGCCGCGGGCGCGGCCGAACTCAAGATCGGCGTGGTGAATGCCGCGGCGGTGATGGAGAAGGCCCCGCAGGCGGAAGCCGCCCGCAGCAAGCTGGAGAAGGAGTTCGCCCCCCGCAATGACGAGCTGGTGGCGCAGCAGAAGCAGCTCAAGCAGATGGAGGACCGCCTCTCGCGCGACGGTGCGGTGATGAGCGACGACCAGCGCCGGAGCCTGGAGCGGGACATTCTCTCCACCCGCCGCGACGTCAAGCGCGCCCAGGACGAGTTCCGCGACGATCTCAACATCCGCCGCAACGAGGAGCTGTCGAAGCTGCAGCGCCAGATCAGCGATGCAATCGAGTCGCTGGCGAAGGAGCAGAATTTCGATGTCATCCTCACCAACGCCAACGTGATCTACTCCAGCAAGCGGGTGGATATCACCGAGGACGTGGTGCAGCGCCTGCTCAAGGCCCGCTGA
- the rnhB gene encoding ribonuclease HII translates to MMRQLTLMESVQGLRVAGVDEAGRGPLVGPVVAAAVILDPARPIEGLADSKRLSARRREALAALIRDRALAWAVASASPAEIDRLNILHATLLAMQRAVAGLEPAAERVLVDGNRCPVLPCPVEAVVGGDASVAAISAASILAKVARDADCVRLDGDYPGYGFAAHKGYPTAVHLEALARLGPCPEHRRSFAPVRRALGL, encoded by the coding sequence ATGATGCGACAGCTGACGTTGATGGAAAGTGTGCAGGGTTTGCGCGTGGCGGGCGTGGACGAGGCCGGGCGGGGACCGCTGGTGGGGCCGGTGGTGGCGGCCGCGGTCATCCTCGACCCGGCGCGGCCCATCGAGGGGCTGGCGGATTCCAAGCGTCTCAGCGCCCGCCGGCGCGAGGCCCTGGCCGCGCTCATCCGCGACCGCGCCCTGGCCTGGGCCGTGGCGAGCGCCAGCCCGGCGGAGATTGACCGTCTCAACATCCTCCATGCCACCCTGCTGGCCATGCAGCGCGCCGTGGCCGGCCTGGAGCCCGCCGCGGAGCGGGTGCTGGTGGACGGCAACCGCTGCCCGGTCCTGCCCTGTCCGGTCGAGGCGGTGGTGGGCGGGGATGCCAGCGTGGCGGCGATCAGCGCCGCTTCCATCCTCGCCAAGGTGGCCCGTGACGCCGACTGCGTCCGCCTCGATGGGGACTACCCCGGCTACGGTTTCGCCGCCCACAAGGGCTATCCCACGGCCGTCCACCTGGAGGCGCTGGCCCGCCTCGGCCCCTGTCCCGAGCACCGCCGCTCCTTTGCCCCCGTGCGCCGCGCGCTCGGGCTGTGA